A single genomic interval of Malania oleifera isolate guangnan ecotype guangnan chromosome 11, ASM2987363v1, whole genome shotgun sequence harbors:
- the LOC131167513 gene encoding uncharacterized protein LOC131167513 has protein sequence MTWSTRNLRDGNAASSSCSTEASRRLLIIVPNLISPSSQCLDSPLDASPALTSRHRLPRWLTNRGYCYLAGLLTAATVTLPPPLPASCSQHSGREYERVRASRREARDCRVSLQRDDSSEGFVEGKNYVRGSRRRQIKLWKGTSTRRRETRSLGGIVGSSRRVVEERGGAGGIVGERAEAIVEEKTRWRLRRVFVREQNRGSFVRER, from the exons ATGACGTGGTCAACCCGTAATTTGAGAGATGGGAACGCCGCCAGCTCCAGCTGTTCAACAGAAGCTTCCAGAAGATTATTGATTATTGTCCCTAATTTAA TCTCTCCCTCGTCGCAGTGCCTGGACAGCCCCCTCGACGCCTCGCCAGCGCTCACCAGCCGTCACCGCCTCCCTCGCTGGTTAACCAACCGCGGCTACTGTTACCTCGCCGGCTTACTCACTGCAGCTACTGTTACTTTGCCGCCTCCCTTGCCAG CCAGCTGCAGCCAACACAGTGGCAGAGAGTACGAGAGGGTGAGAGCGTCGCGGAGAGAGGCGAGGGACTGCAGAGTGTCGCTGCAGAGAGACGACAGCTCCGAAGGGTTCGTCGAAGGGAAAAACTACGTCAGAGGGAGTCGTCGGAGGCAGATCAAACTTTGGAAGGGAACGTCGACTCGTcggagagagacgagaagctTGGGAGGAATCGTTGGAAGCAGCCGTCGAGTCGTTGAAGAGAGAGGAGGTGCTGGAGGAATCGTcggagagagagcagaggctatCGTCGAGGAGAAGACTCGCTGGAGACTTCGTCGAGTCTTCGTCAGGGAGCAGAACAGAGGAAGCTTTGTGCGAGAGAGGTAG